A DNA window from Acetilactobacillus jinshanensis contains the following coding sequences:
- the lepA gene encoding translation elongation factor 4, with amino-acid sequence MDLKKMQQRQKYIRNFSIVAHIDHGKSTLADRILELTDTVAKRDMKNQILDNMPVERERGITVKLNAVQLTYHAKDGHDYIFHLIDTPGHADFSYEVSRSLAACEGAILVVDASQGVEAQTIANVYLAIKDNLKIIPDINKIDLPSAQPEKTKKEIEDVIGIDASNAAETSAKYGTGVPDLMEKIVHDIPAPKGDVAGPLKALVFDSAYDDYRGVVLSVRLYSGYVKVGDRIRMMNGKHEFTVTEVGVNSPKPIAKKYLMAGDVGYITASIKDITTTRVGDTVTKVDRPAKHPLPGYKERKPMVYAGLYPTSNSKFEELRESLEKLKLNDAALEFKPESSKALGFGFRCGFLGLLHMSVVQERLEQEFNMSLITTAPSVTYKAILNDGKVKKVENPYDMPDPGTTKEIEEPYVKVTVMTPSKYIGAVMKLCQDRRGQYKTMRYLDKYHVDIVYSMPLSEIIYDFYDHLKSKTRGYASYTYELEGYKPSDLVKIDILLNGDKVDALSFISHRSFAYSRSREMVTKLKKLIPRQNFEIPVQAAIGAKIIARATIKPYRKDVTGPLYGGDQTRKDKLLKKQKEGKKRMKAVGKVVIPQSAFMAVFKTDEAERGGK; translated from the coding sequence ATGGATTTAAAAAAGATGCAGCAACGACAAAAATACATTCGTAACTTCTCAATTGTTGCGCATATCGATCATGGCAAATCGACGTTAGCTGATCGAATTTTAGAATTAACTGATACCGTTGCTAAAAGAGATATGAAGAATCAAATATTAGATAACATGCCCGTTGAACGTGAACGTGGAATCACCGTTAAATTAAATGCGGTCCAATTAACGTACCATGCTAAAGACGGTCATGATTATATTTTCCATTTGATTGATACTCCCGGCCATGCTGATTTTTCTTATGAAGTATCGAGAAGCTTAGCGGCCTGTGAAGGGGCCATCTTAGTCGTCGATGCTTCTCAGGGTGTTGAAGCTCAGACGATTGCTAACGTTTACTTAGCAATTAAAGATAACTTAAAGATCATTCCTGATATTAACAAGATTGACTTACCGTCTGCTCAGCCTGAAAAGACGAAGAAAGAAATCGAAGACGTGATCGGGATTGATGCTTCTAACGCTGCGGAAACTAGTGCTAAGTATGGAACCGGAGTTCCTGATTTAATGGAAAAGATCGTCCACGATATTCCTGCGCCAAAGGGTGACGTCGCCGGTCCGTTGAAGGCTTTAGTCTTCGATTCTGCTTACGATGATTACCGAGGCGTTGTTCTTAGCGTCCGCTTATATAGTGGCTACGTAAAAGTCGGCGACCGAATTCGGATGATGAACGGAAAACATGAATTTACCGTAACCGAAGTTGGTGTTAACTCACCAAAGCCGATTGCTAAGAAATACTTGATGGCTGGGGATGTTGGTTACATTACCGCCAGCATTAAGGATATTACCACGACCCGTGTTGGTGATACCGTTACGAAAGTTGACCGACCAGCTAAACATCCGTTACCAGGTTATAAAGAACGGAAACCGATGGTCTACGCTGGATTATACCCAACCAGTAACAGTAAATTCGAAGAATTGCGTGAATCACTTGAAAAATTAAAGTTAAACGATGCCGCTTTAGAATTTAAGCCGGAATCATCAAAGGCCTTAGGCTTTGGTTTCCGTTGTGGTTTCTTAGGCTTACTCCACATGAGTGTAGTTCAGGAACGCCTGGAACAAGAATTTAACATGAGCCTAATTACCACGGCACCATCAGTTACTTATAAAGCGATTCTAAATGATGGTAAAGTCAAGAAAGTCGAAAATCCGTATGATATGCCCGATCCTGGTACGACCAAGGAAATCGAAGAACCATACGTTAAGGTTACCGTTATGACACCTAGTAAGTACATTGGTGCCGTTATGAAGTTATGTCAAGATCGCCGTGGTCAATATAAGACGATGCGGTACTTAGACAAATATCACGTTGACATCGTTTACAGCATGCCATTAAGTGAAATTATTTATGATTTCTATGATCATTTAAAGTCTAAGACCCGTGGATATGCTTCTTACACTTATGAATTAGAAGGTTATAAGCCTAGTGATCTGGTTAAGATTGATATCTTACTAAATGGTGACAAAGTCGATGCGTTGAGTTTTATCTCCCATCGATCCTTTGCGTACAGCAGAAGCCGTGAAATGGTCACTAAGTTAAAGAAGTTAATTCCGCGGCAAAACTTTGAAATTCCGGTTCAGGCCGCAATTGGTGCCAAAATCATCGCTCGAGCCACCATTAAGCCATACCGAAAAGATGTTACTGGTCCGTTATACGGTGGCGACCAGACCCGTAAAGATAAGCTACTTAAGAAGCAAAAAGAAGGTAAAAAGCGGATGAAGGCCGTTGGTAAAGTTGTCATTCCGCAATCTGCTTTCATGGCTGTCTTCAAGACTGATGAAGCTGAACGAGGTGGTAAATAA
- the dnaJ gene encoding molecular chaperone DnaJ: MDPKHYYKILGVPHDATQSQINHAYRELAKKWHPDINHSPGAGKKFTKINQAYSVLGNKKKRQQYDQFGSEDAGGGFGGAGGFNNAGGFGQGFGAGGFSDIFNDFFGGGARAHTQRRNPNAPQRGRDLQYSMTISFTDAVFGKKTTISYNRQAECQTCHGTGAKPGTKPVTCPRCHGTGYIISVANTPLGQMQSQRTCPVCNGTGQEIKDKCSTCGGTGKVSQSHEIEVDIPAGIDNGQQMRLQGQGEAGIHGGSYGDLFIVFRVRPSKNFKRRGSDIYYHKNISFAQAALGSQVNVKALDSKKKSEDGEVQLNIPAGTQTDTTFNLRNLGVPYIHGSSRGDEKVTVTVTTPKHLNKRQKEAMQAFAEASGETNDGKGGSFFDKMKDAFNK, translated from the coding sequence ATGGACCCAAAGCATTATTACAAGATTTTGGGCGTGCCGCATGATGCAACTCAAAGTCAAATTAACCATGCTTATCGTGAATTAGCTAAAAAATGGCATCCAGATATTAATCACTCTCCCGGCGCCGGTAAGAAATTTACTAAAATTAACCAGGCATATAGTGTCTTAGGTAATAAAAAGAAACGTCAGCAGTATGATCAGTTTGGATCAGAAGATGCTGGTGGCGGCTTTGGCGGAGCTGGCGGTTTTAATAACGCTGGTGGCTTCGGTCAAGGCTTTGGAGCCGGTGGCTTCAGTGATATCTTTAATGATTTCTTCGGTGGCGGTGCTAGAGCACATACGCAACGTCGAAATCCGAACGCACCGCAGCGTGGCCGTGATCTTCAATATTCGATGACCATCAGCTTTACCGATGCTGTGTTTGGTAAGAAGACTACGATTAGTTATAATCGTCAAGCAGAATGTCAAACTTGTCATGGGACGGGAGCCAAGCCGGGTACAAAACCCGTAACTTGTCCTCGATGCCATGGTACTGGCTACATTATTAGTGTTGCCAATACACCATTAGGTCAGATGCAGAGTCAGCGAACTTGTCCAGTTTGTAACGGAACCGGTCAGGAAATCAAAGATAAGTGTTCGACCTGTGGCGGAACCGGTAAAGTAAGCCAGAGTCATGAAATTGAAGTTGATATTCCAGCTGGAATCGATAATGGTCAACAGATGCGTCTGCAAGGCCAAGGTGAAGCCGGAATTCATGGTGGATCCTATGGTGATCTATTCATTGTATTCCGTGTTAGACCAAGCAAGAACTTTAAGCGTCGTGGCTCAGATATCTACTACCATAAGAACATTTCGTTCGCTCAGGCTGCGTTGGGCAGTCAGGTTAACGTCAAAGCTCTTGATAGTAAAAAGAAGAGTGAAGATGGTGAAGTTCAGTTGAACATTCCTGCTGGGACCCAGACTGATACGACCTTTAATTTACGTAATTTAGGTGTGCCATATATTCATGGCAGTTCTCGTGGTGATGAAAAAGTTACTGTTACCGTAACTACACCAAAGCACCTGAATAAGCGTCAAAAGGAAGCTATGCAGGCCTTTGCTGAAGCTAGTGGTGAAACTAACGACGGTAAAGGTGGTAGCTTTTTCGATAAAATGAAGGATGCCTTTAATAAATAA